The Candidatus Acidiferrales bacterium genome contains the following window.
TCCGCCGAGCACGTTGCGCAGGTTCAAATCTTCCAGCTCGTCGTACTGAAATTGCGTTTGTGCAAACGCGAAGGCCCTTGGGCTGAGGTTGAAATCCCCGCGAAGGTCGCCCGTGATGGCGTGGGCCGTTGTCGTTGTGACGCCGGGAACGATGTTCGCGCTCTTGGTCAGGATTGAATTGAAATCAACAGTGATTTTATCCGCCGCCGTCGTGCGAATCGCTGTGCCGTCGAATGTCAGACTCGTCGTATCCGAATTGCCGCGCGTCGCGCTCAGTCCAGCGTCGAGAAAACCGGCCCAGAAATCGGTCAGGCGCGGATGCTGAAGCCGGTAAATCACGGCGAGCGCCGCGGCCTGCTCTGCGTCATTGCGAATATACTGCACGGAGTTCTTATCTGACGCCACCGTGCCTTCATTCTTCGTTTCAATCTGAATTTTTCCGTCGCTCATAGACACGGTTCCAGAGACAACTTGATTGTTGCTCAGTCCTACGTAAAGTTCCTGGCTGGACTGAATCCCAGCGACATCAAGCCAATTCACATTGACGTCCCCTGCGTAATCCGTCTTGATGAGCAGAGTTTTTGTGTCTGATTTGACGATCGTTCCTGTCACGTGGTCGCCGTTCTTGAGTGTGATCTGATCTGCAAACGCGGGAATGGAAAACAGCAGCGCCACTAGAATCACGGCCGTCCTCACCAAATTACGCATTGTGCTTCATCCTTTCAATTTAGGGGAATCTACCCCTCACGAGGCGGGCCAGCCATCATGCGTCGCAGTGCCGAAAAGTATAGCGTGATTTTTCACCACTCCAAACGATGTTTTGCGAGTTAACAGGCTTTGCCGGCCTTTCTAGCAGGCGCCCGAGCGGGACCGCCCCAAGGCAGTGGACGTAATTATGTAGAGCGGGTCTACCCAAGCAAATTTCAAGTGATTTCAGCGGCTCCGCTGGAGGCGTGGCACATATAAACGTCCGGGAGAATTCCGCTGCGGTCTTTATACGATTTCGCGAGCGCGTTGGCGAAATCCGCAGCTGCGTTTGTCTGGACGAGGTTGACCGTACATCCGCCGAACCCCGCGCCAGTCATGCGCCCGCCGAGAAAACCGGGAAGTTCGCCCGCAAGCTTTACCATGAGGTTCAATTCTGCAGACGATACTTCGTAATCTTCATCAAGGCTCTTGTGGGATTGCGTGATGAGCCGGCCCAATGCGGCGAAATCGCGTTTCCGCAGCGCCTGTGCAGCTACACGCACGCGTTCAATTTCCGTTGTGACGTGCCGCGCCCTTCGGCGGATACTCTGTGGCCATTCGCGAGCCATTCGTTCGATATCTTCCCAATAGACATCGCGCAGCGCCCTCACATCCGGCCGTTCGGCGCGAATTCGCTCAACAGCCTCATCGCATTCCTTGCGCCGGCGGTTGTATTCCGACGATGCTGCGAGCGCGTGCCTCCCCATCGTATTAGCTACCACCACAGAGA
Protein-coding sequences here:
- a CDS encoding DUF481 domain-containing protein, with the protein product MRNLVRTAVILVALLFSIPAFADQITLKNGDHVTGTIVKSDTKTLLIKTDYAGDVNVNWLDVAGIQSSQELYVGLSNNQVVSGTVSMSDGKIQIETKNEGTVASDKNSVQYIRNDAEQAAALAVIYRLQHPRLTDFWAGFLDAGLSATRGNSDTTSLTFDGTAIRTTAADKITVDFNSILTKSANIVPGVTTTTAHAITGDLRGDFNLSPRAFAFAQTQFQYDELEDLNLRNVLGGGGGFHVRKTASTVFDVYGGGAFDQAYYTSTLAATLGQNITQKSGEVNVGEIITYKASTRTSFAEQLDFWPNLSYGGQYRMTFNGSAATKIKGWLDWQVSLNDRYVSNPIPGIKTNDFVLTTGIRVTFGKGAI